In the genome of Tetrapisispora phaffii CBS 4417 chromosome 14, complete genome, one region contains:
- the TPHA0N01990 gene encoding uncharacterized protein — MKTTSTTITTSTTTEVVYEYSSCNPPYTTVTQNGMTLNLTNVHGPGFCPIPGESTTANGTFRSLKANGLGYKCILILMLFLGLTAAIDINTPGYSNITFVESGGGNYTIDGQLLIFIESGKNVTDYFEDYAGTDVILKDPVTTLFTLILPGITWIVNATAPNEFDKRSVESWGYDGWYQTWHQIQTVDAGTWWSSWYPVSHCVYTGYDPAGADVTFSYGYEYTWSLSWGISASVGTISASTGYSISKSISKSAELTCHIPGNSVGQVYYQQELMWADIQVQDCSRHDGKITCSPWSAYNRINAPIKGEQSNWHWGCSAGNDKVDCNANVGDWLSKKHFYSE; from the coding sequence ATGAAAACAACATCGACAACTATAACAACAAGCACGACAACTGAAGTTGTTTATGAATATTCAAGTTGTAACCCCCCATATACCACCGTGACTCAAAATGGTATGACACTAAATCTAACCAATGTACATGGACCAGGTTTCTGTCCAATTCCTGGAGAATCAACTACCGCTAATGGGACATTTAGATCATTAAAAGCTAATGGTTTAGGTTATAAATGCATCTTAATTTTAATGCTATTTTTAGGACTGACAGCTGCAATAGATATTAATACACCTGGCTACTCGAATATCACATTCGTTGAAAGTGGTGGTGGTAATTATACTATAGACGGTcaacttttaatttttattgaatctGGTAAAAATGTTACAgattattttgaagattATGCCGGAACTGATGTTATCTTAAAAGATCCTGTAACAACATTGTTTACACTGATCTTACCTGGGATAACTTGGATTGTAAATGCAACTGCTCctaatgaatttgataaaagGAGTGTCGAAAGTTGGGGTTACGATGGATGGTATCAAACCTGGCACCAAATACAAACAGTTGATGCTGGAACATGGTGGTCCTCTTGGTACCCAGTTTCACATTGTGTATATACTGGGTACGATCCAGCAGGTGCCGATGTTACTTTTTCTTATGGTTATGAATACACATGGTCCTTATCATGGGGAATCAGTGCCAGTGTAGGCACAATTTCAGCCTCCACAGGATATTCAATAAgtaaatcaatttcaaaaagtGCTGAACTTACATGTCATATCCCAGGAAATTCAGTTGGTCAAGTATATTATCAGCAAGAGTTAATGTGGGCAGATATTCAAGTTCAAGACTGTAGTCGTCATGACGGTAAAATTACTTGTAGTCCATGGTCCGCTTATAACAGGATCAATGCACCAATAAAGGGTGAACAATCC